AGCCCTGCTCCGAATCTCTCTGGACAAAGTCCAGCGCAGCCTGGGCCCCAGAGCACCCAGCCTCCGCCGGCATGTCCTTATCCACAACACACTCCAGCAGCTCCAGGCTGCCATTCGCCTAGCTCCAGCACCAGCCCTGCCCCCGGAGCCTCTCTTCCTGGGTGAAGAAGATTTCTCCCTGTCTACCACTATTGGCTCTATCCTCAGGGAGCTAGATACATCCATGAGTGAGATAGAATCGCCTCAGAATCCAGTGGCTTCCCCGAGTCTCCAGAATGAAATGATGCCCCAGGCTGATCCTGTGTTTTTAGAAGCTCTGAGCTCCCGGTACCTGGGCGACTCTGGCCTGGATGACTTCTTTCTGGACATTGACACATCTGCAGTGGAAAAGGACTCTGCACTTCCACCCCCAGAGCCTCCCCGAAGCCTCTTCTGTGCCCCAGGATCCTGGGAGTGGAATGAATTGGATCACATCATGGAAATCATCTTGGGATCCTAAGACTGATGGAGGTCCTTCCTGGCATCAGCCTCTGTGGGCTGGGTCCTTGGATGTGActcttgtatgtgtgtttaacaGAGGCTCTAAACAGTGACTGTGGCCTCCTTTCCTCCTATGTCAGGATTCCACAAACTGCCCTGCATGTGTGCGTGTCTGGTTACCCCAGCCTTCCGTGAAGGTGCGTCTGTCTTCCTGAATTAATTTATCTCTTCAAATGCCTTAACGAGACTCGGTTTCAGGGAGTCTGACTTCTCACTTACACACTTCTTCTGCCTCCAGTTCCCACTTGGGACCCCTAGGGCCTCAGGGAACATAAAGCTGGACCTGTCAAATGGGGAAGGGTGGGCTGCCTCtccagggagtgggaggggctgGTCTCCTCCTGGCAGGCTGAACCCCGATTCCTTGGCAGGACCCCAGTCCCAGAAGCCTCCTGATTCATAACCAGGCCGGACCATGTGCAATAGGGGTGGAAAGCTACCAGCTCCATGCTatgctatttaaaagaaaaagaaggcagcGTTTGTAGtggctgttttttattattattttttttgagtgTTTCTTTTTTGTAATAAAAGTATTTTGGAAAGATTTGAATTGTCTTAAATTTGTAAACTTACCTGGGGTGATGGGAAGAGCCTGTTAAGTTCCCTGGACACTTAACATCCTTTCCTTAACAAAGGTAGGTCAAGTGTAACATTGTATAAAACAGTTACTGACTTGCTTAAGGGTATTGtcagaactactttagcaaactGAATCCTTTAATCCTCAGGATTAGAAAGAAACAGATACTGTGTCACATTTCACATTTGCATAGGAAAAACTTCAAGTTTAGGGCTTGGAGTATAGCTGAATGATTGAACTCCtgctttgtatgtatgtatgtgtgaggccctgggcttgacCCCTGTTTGCAAAAGAgacaatttgttttgtttgaagccatctcactgtgtagtccaggctttcCTTCCGGGcaatccagctgcctctgcctcccaagggctcaGCTTAAAGATGTGCACAGACACCTTGCTAAAATAGCATTTTGAAGCCTGAAGTTTAGAGGTGGAGAGAAAAGGGACTACATACAGGGGTAAGACTCAAATTTTGCTAGCCTCTGGAGCTATGGTTTCTGTTTGCATGCTAGCTGGGGAGCCAGCCCAGGACGTGGCGGGCAAGCACATTACGCACATGACTGTTGAGCCATGCCCTGCCAACTGAATTTTAGGCAGGTACCCTTCAGGTGAGCCGTCCTCTCTGTAGAGCCTGAGCAGGTTGGCGGCTGCTGGGCTGCAGCCTCCCTAAGAGCCCTGTTTACCTCCGTGTTCATGATCCTTCCAGTGGACTGAAACTCATCAGacgggtgtgggtgtgcatgtggagcGTGTGTCACAGGCTAGGGCCTCAGAACTGAAAAATCAACCTTTTGTTATGGAATGTGCTGCTGAGGCCCTACAGGGGAACAGGATGCCCAAAGAGTGGCCCCCCCACTCCCCAACACCAATCTCTAGGATGCTAGTCTTGAAAGCCACGAGTTTGGGTTCAGGAATTCACTTCCGGTTTGAGAGATGAAAAGCCAGGAGAGTGAGGGTAGAGAAAAGGCAGGCCAGGAAGGAGTGTCCATGTCACTGCCCTGCCCATGCCCGAGTGAGCATACCCTGCATTAGGGACTTTTCTGGAAAGGTTGCATGGCAAAGATGGggatttttctttggtttcttggCTTTCCAATAGATACCTCGTTTGGgtgaggtgggggcggggccttGTAGCTAAGAAAGTGAACATGTTATCTGAAAATAGGGCCAATCCAAAAAGGGATGAGGAGACTGTGGGGAAGTGTCTCAAAAAAGTTCATATTCCAAGATGGCTGCCATGCTAGGTGTGATGGTGTCCACCTTTAACTCCAACACTGTGTCAGAAGTGAGAAGATCAGCAACATATGGAATTTAatgaaagcctgggctacatttgaaccttttttgtttttgttttttgtttttcgatacagggtttctctgtgtagcttagtgcctttcctggaactcacttggtagcccaggccagccttgaactcacagagattagcctgcctctgcctcccgagtgctgggattaaaggcgccgccgcctccgcccccGGCTGaacctatctttaaaaataagagccagccagtcatggtgacccatgcctttaatcctaacgcTTGGAAGACAGAGCAGGTGGGTCTCTCAGTTCGAATCCAGCCAGTGCTGAGACAAGACTCTAGAGACctgtcataaaaataataataaaagtagaaaagGGTGCTGGGAAATGGTTTTGCGGGTGAAGTGCTTGCCAACCAGGAGTGAGGACCTAAGTTgggactcccagaacccacataaaggtctTATGGGATTGCTAGGTGTTAATAgggtatgcctttaatcctagcactcaggaggcagaggcagatgaatttctgagtttgaggccagcctggtctacagagcgagttccaggacaaccagggtgaccaagaaaaaccctgtctcgaaaaacaaacaaaacaaaaaggtatgCAGTACCACAAATGTGGGGTTCAGGCCAATCCCCCAAGtctgtgggccagctagcctgccaTATGTGCTGGTGAACAAGAGACTCTATCTCTGAGTGGAAGGTGGGAACTACCtcaggttgtcctcagacagaaacaaaaagaatgctAATTAAAtcacatctttctctttcttgaaacTTCCACCAGCTTCCACTCCCACTGGGAATAAAAGTGAgggtcttggggctggagagatcgctcagtggttcagagcactggctgctcttccagaggtcctgagttcaattcctagcaccgacgtggtggctcacaaccatctgtaatgagatctggtgccctcttttatatacataataaatagataaatcttttttaaaaagattaaaggcggtggtggtgcatgcctttaatcccagcactcagcactcgggaggcagaggcaggtggatctctgtgagttcgaggccagcctggactacagagtgagttccaggacagccagagctacacagagaaaccctgtctcgaaaaaaaaaaaaaaaaaaaaaaaaaaaaaaaaaaaaaaaaaggtgagggtCTGATCTGATCTCACACACCACGACTTCCTCAGTTttatcccctcctctccttcactcAGCTCTAGTCACCTGGTCTCCTACCTTAAGCCCATTTCTACCCCAGGACCTTTGTTCTGTCTGACTTCCTCCCAGAGGCACTTCTGCCGTAGCTTCATCAAATGCCCCCTGGAACCCAGAGCCTGGCGCATGCCCAGCCAGTGTGCACCGCCAAGCTGCACCATAGCGCTGTTTGACtttcctttttcaaatattttttctgtgtatgggtgtttttcctgcatgtatatatcaGTGTACGCCGTGTGTACCTAGCACCCTGGTACTGtggtaccctcagaggctagaagtgtcagacccctgggactggagttgcagactgtgagccactatgtgggtggtaggaattgaaccctgatcctctagaagagcagtcctGTTCTTAACCACAGCCCCGGTATGATGTgtgactttctttcctttctcgccccccccccttttttttggtaagatggggtctttctatgtagccttggctgttctggaacttactatgttggccaggctggcctcgaactcacagagatcagtctgcgtctgcctcccgagtgctgggattaaagcatagCTCCACCATGCTAAGTTGTTTGACTGTCTTAATAGCACCTGTGCAAAGCCAGGTTATTTATTACCTGTTCATGGTTAGCCTCCAACTCTATCAGAAACTCTCAGGGGTGAGACTTTGCCCAGTAGTGCCCCCACCACCATTgttgggctgggaagatggctcagtagatagagCACTTGTCACAAAAGCAGAAGGCTCTGagcttggatccccagaaccccagcattcagaagacagaggtaGGGGATCCTCAGAGCAGGCTGGCTAGCCAGATTagagtcagtgagctccgggttcagtgaaaGGCCCTGgagtggagagtgatggaggaagaagaCATCCAGTGTTGGCTTCCGGCTGccacatgcatgtggacacacatgtTTATGATccccacacacatgaatatgaatgcaacaaacacacacaaaagaaagattaTTAACGTGAAAAATGAACTCCAGGCCTGGCAATGGTCACAACTCCCTGCCagactctctagacatacacccTTACTCCTGCGATCACAGCACCTCCTGGGGACCTCCAGATCTGAACGGTCGGAGCTGGGGTGAAGGTGTATGCCTTGAGTCAAGCAtatggggctgaggcaggaagaccatgagttcTAGAAGGGAAGTCATGTGACTGGGGGCGTGAGGGGCA
The nucleotide sequence above comes from Peromyscus maniculatus bairdii isolate BWxNUB_F1_BW_parent chromosome 1, HU_Pman_BW_mat_3.1, whole genome shotgun sequence. Encoded proteins:
- the LOC143273922 gene encoding SERTA domain-containing protein 3, whose amino-acid sequence is MGGLKRKHSDVEEEEEDEKWDWSPAGLRSYQQALLRISLDKVQRSLGPRAPSLRRHVLIHNTLQQLQAAIRLAPAPALPPEPLFLGEEDFSLSTTIGSILRELDTSMSEIESPQNPVASPSLQNEMMPQADPVFLEALSSRYLGDSGLDDFFLDIDTSAVEKDSALPPPEPPRSLFCAPGSWEWNELDHIMEIILGS